The genomic interval TATAGACCATATTTGTGTCCACCGCGTCTTTATCAACAGATACCCCGTCTATGGCCGCCAGCGCATCAGCCAGTTTCCGCGCCCGTGCATGATCATCTGCAAGACGGTCAATATTATGATCAAGGGCATAATGTCCGGCCGCAGCCAGTATGCCTACCTGGCGCATGCCGCCGCCCAGCATTTTACGCAGCCGCCTGGCCTTCGAAATGAAGGCTGCATCCCCCACCAGAACAGAGCCAACTGGCGTGCCCAGCCCCTTTGACAGACATAAAGAAATGCTGTCAAAAGCTGAGGTGAAGCTGGGCAGTGGCGTATTTGACGCAACCACCGCATTCATCAGACGCGCACCATCCAAATGGCAGCGCAAATGATGCCGACGTGCAACCGCGCATAAATCAGCCAAATGCGCGGCAGCCTGTACCCGCCCATTCACAGTATTTTCAAGACACAGCAGACGGGTCACCGGAAAATGGGCGTCATCAGGCTTAACCGCCTGTTCAATATCACCAGCGCTGAGGCGTCCGGCGCTATCAACCGGCAACGGACATGGGACCACCCCACCCAAAACCGCAGCTCCACCTGCTTCATAAAAAATCGAATGATAGGTCCGGCCAGACAAAAATTCTTCACCACGCGCAGCATGACACAAAATTGCAAGCAGATTGGATTGCGTTCCTGAGGATACAAACAGGCCGGCCTGCTTGCCCAGCATCTCTGCAACGCGCTCTTCAAGACTGGATGTGGTTTCATCATCTCCATACACATCATCGCCGACAACTGCTGTTGCCATCACCGCGCGCATCGCCTCGTCAGGCTGGGTGACTGTATCACTGCGGAAATCAAACTGGTTATGAGCAGACATAAGACATCCTGTTATTTTGTTTCTAGCGGGGCCCGTTTTCTGACTTCAGCCGCTGAACGGCGAATGGCTCACAGCTTATCGCAGTTAACCGCGGAAACACAACTGACAGTATGATCAAAAACAAAGACCTGCCCCTGACAACCAGAGGCAGGCCGCTTGAAAAAGCCGGAGGGGGTGTTTAGGGGGGACAACCCTCCGACCTTTTTTCAAGAGCTGATTTTAGCGGGAGAATTCAGGATAGGATTCCATACCCAGTTCTGAATTATCCAGGCCGGCCATCTCTGCTTCTTCTGACACCCGGATACCCATGGTCTTATCCAGAATAATCCAGACGATGAGAGACACGATGAAGGCGAACAATCCGACCACAACAATGCCTGTCAGCTGCGCAATCAAGCTGGCATCAGGGTTTGTAATGACCACCGCCAGTGTGCCCCATATGCCGGCAATCAAATGCACCGGAATGGCGCCGACAACATCATCAATCTTCAGCTTGTCCAGAAGAGGAACAGTAAAGACCACAATCACACCACCCACGGCCCCAATCAGGGTTGCTGTTCCCAGCCCGGGGGTCAGCGGTTCTGCGGTGATCGACACCAGACCAGCCAGCGCGCCGTTTAAAACCATTGTCAGATCGACTTTTTTGTATACCAGCTGGGTCATAATCAGGGCCGCGATTGACCCGCCAGCAGCAGCAGCATTGGTGTTGGCAAAGATACGCGACACATCCGCGACATCACCGACTGTACCCATAGCCAGTTGCGAGCCACCATTGAACCCGAACCAGCCCAGCCACAAGATGAATGTGCCTAAGGTCGCCAAAGGCAGATTTGCGCCAGGCATAGGGATCACACGGCCATTGGGGCCATATTTTCCGCGTCTGGCACCCAGGATTAACGCCCCGGCCAGAGCCGCCCAGCCACCAACAGAATGCACGACGGTTGAGCCTGCAAAATCGAGGAAACCAAGCGCATCAAGAAAGCCGCCACCCCATTTCCAGCTGGCCTGAGCCGGGTAAATCAGCGCGGTCAAAACAAAGCTGAAGATCAAAAACGGCCACAGCTTAATCCGTTCAGCCAGCGTACCAGAGACAATCGAAGCTGTGGCTGCACAAAACATCAGCTGGAAGAAATAATCTGAGGCGGTAGAAGCGTAAGCGATGTCATCTGCACCTTCAGCTGATACACCAACTGCTTCCATTACCGCGATGGCCGGAAATAAGTTTGACAGAACACCATCAATCGCCCAGTCCCCCAGCGGATACATCAAATTATACCCCACCAGGTAATAGCCAAGCGCCGCGATAGAAAACAGCGCAATATTTTTGGTCAGTTGTGTTGTGGTGTTCTTGGCCCTGACCAGACCAGCTTCGAGCATACAAAAGCCGCAGGCCATGAACATGACCAGAAACCCGCCAACCAAAAATAACAATGAATTCAGAATAAACACCCCATGTTCAGGCATGGTCTGGGCAAAGGCAGGTGTCGTGAACACAGACAGACCCGCCACCAGGGGTATGAGAGATTTACGTAAACGCATAATAACGCTCCTTTTGCATATATTTGAGACTGATCAGAGCGCGTCGGCGCCAGTTTCAGCGGTTCTGATCCGCATTGCATCTTCAAGAGACAAGAGGAAGATTTTGCCATCACCGATCTTGCCCGTACCTGCAGCTGTTTTGATGGCATTCACCACGTCATCAGCCAGTTTTTTTTCAACAGCCACTTCAATTTTGACCTTGGGGATAAAATTCACGACATACTCAGCCCCACGATAAATCTCGCTTTTGCCTTTCTGGCGGCCATAGCCCTGAACCTCGCTCACGGTCATGCCC from SAR116 cluster alpha proteobacterium HIMB100 carries:
- a CDS encoding threonine aldolase (PFAM: Beta-eliminating lyase) produces the protein MSAHNQFDFRSDTVTQPDEAMRAVMATAVVGDDVYGDDETTSSLEERVAEMLGKQAGLFVSSGTQSNLLAILCHAARGEEFLSGRTYHSIFYEAGGAAVLGGVVPCPLPVDSAGRLSAGDIEQAVKPDDAHFPVTRLLCLENTVNGRVQAAAHLADLCAVARRHHLRCHLDGARLMNAVVASNTPLPSFTSAFDSISLCLSKGLGTPVGSVLVGDAAFISKARRLRKMLGGGMRQVGILAAAGHYALDHNIDRLADDHARARKLADALAAIDGVSVDKDAVDTNMVYMQLPEHKRDGLKPYLETKGIIISPAKQAFRLVLHKDISDQATDQFADAVDSYLKTA
- a CDS encoding putative ammonium transporter, marine subtype (PFAM: Ammonium Transporter Family~TIGRFAM: probable ammonium transporter, marine subtype; ammonium transporter): MRLRKSLIPLVAGLSVFTTPAFAQTMPEHGVFILNSLLFLVGGFLVMFMACGFCMLEAGLVRAKNTTTQLTKNIALFSIAALGYYLVGYNLMYPLGDWAIDGVLSNLFPAIAVMEAVGVSAEGADDIAYASTASDYFFQLMFCAATASIVSGTLAERIKLWPFLIFSFVLTALIYPAQASWKWGGGFLDALGFLDFAGSTVVHSVGGWAALAGALILGARRGKYGPNGRVIPMPGANLPLATLGTFILWLGWFGFNGGSQLAMGTVGDVADVSRIFANTNAAAAGGSIAALIMTQLVYKKVDLTMVLNGALAGLVSITAEPLTPGLGTATLIGAVGGVIVVFTVPLLDKLKIDDVVGAIPVHLIAGIWGTLAVVITNPDASLIAQLTGIVVVGLFAFIVSLIVWIILDKTMGIRVSEEAEMAGLDNSELGMESYPEFSR
- a CDS encoding nitrogen regulatory protein PII (PFAM: Nitrogen regulatory protein P-II), with product MKYIIAIIQPGKLDAVHEALGILGISGMTVSEVQGYGRQKGKSEIYRGAEYVVNFIPKVKIEVAVEKKLADDVVNAIKTAAGTGKIGDGKIFLLSLEDAMRIRTAETGADAL